A single Primulina eburnea isolate SZY01 chromosome 11, ASM2296580v1, whole genome shotgun sequence DNA region contains:
- the LOC140804702 gene encoding xyloglucan O-acetyltransferase 3-like — MKSTPYYNKEHRYNLFKKGKFLSLSNHTASFLIYTACLAALSSFYLIFYPKIIGKTTNIRVNSRANPSTKLPNDVETCDLFKGKWVPDAAGSLYTNYSCKTIPFARNCFMHGRRDAEFLRWRWKPDRCELPRFEPESFLRIVRGKTMAFIGDSVARNQMESLLCLLSTAETPKPKHKDPDDRFPIWEFQEHNFTLMALWSQFLVSASERVVNGSATGGFDLHLDKIDTNWSEKLPEIDYAVFSDAHWFFRPNYLYEGGDLIGCVYCQTQNVTDLGPGLAIRKVFRAAFKKVHSCKNCRKIFSLLRTYSPSHFENGAWNEGGGCNKTRPLGKEEIDMGRADFDYRKIQVEEVELAREAEEGHGNVFEVLDVTEMMSMRSDGHPGVHWGNQWMKGYSDCIHWCLPGPIDTWNQLMMEIMIKKWNHNFDFYR, encoded by the exons ATGAAGTCCACACCATATTATAACAAAGAGCACAGATACAATCTCTTCAAGAAGGGGAAATTTCTAAGCTTATCGAATCATACAGCTTCTTTCTTGATCTACACAGCTTGTTTAGCCGCCCTGTCCAGTTTTTACCTCATTTTTTACCCCAAAATCATCGGAAAAACAACCAACATTCGGGTGAACAGTCGAGCAAACCCCTCCACTAAACTCCCAAACG ATGTGGAAACCTGCGACTTGTTCAAAGGGAAATGGGTTCCGGACGCGGCTGGTTCTTTGTACACGAACTACAGCTGCAAGACGATCCCATTTGCGAGGAATTGTTTCATGCACGGAAGAAGGGACGCGGAGTTCCTGCGGTGGAGATGGAAACCAGACAGATGCGAACTACCTCGTTTCGAACCAGAAAGTTTTCTAAGGATTGTTCGAGGAAAGACAATGGCTTTCATCGGGGATTCGGTTGCCCGAAACCAAATGGAGTCGCTGCTATGTCTCTTGTCCACG GCAGAGACTCCGAAACCTAAACACAAAGATCCAGATGACCGATTCCCTATATGGGAATTCCAGGAACACAATTTCACTCTAATGGCACTCTGGTCTCAATTCCTAGTATCCGCCTCCGAGCGAGTAGTCAACGGCTCTGCCACGGGCGGTTTCGATTTGCATCTTGACAAAATCGATACCAACTGGTCAGAAAAGCTACCGGAAATCGACTATGCAGTTTTCTCCGACGCCCACTGGTTTTTCAGGCCGAACTATCTGTATGAGGGCGGCGATCTCATTGGCTGCGTTTACTGCCAGACACAGAATGTAACGGACCTCGGACCAGGTCTAGCCATAAGGAAGGTGTTCCGGGCTGCGTTTAAGAAGGTGCACAGCTGCAAAAATTGCAGGAAGATATTTAGTCTGTTGAGGACGTATTCTCCGTCTCATTTCGAGAATGGAGCGTGGAACGAAGGAGGTGGGTGCAATAAGACCAGGCCCTTAGGGAAGGAAGAGATTGACATGGGCCGAGCCGATTTCGATTATCGCAAAATTCAAGTGGAAGAAGTTGAACTTGCGAGAGAAGCAGAGGAAGGACATGGGAATGTTTTCGAGGTCCTCGATGTGACAGAGATGATGTCTATGAGGTCCGACGGGCACCCTGGTGTCCACTGGGGAAACCAGTGGATGAAAGGTTACAGTGATTGTATCCATTGGTGTCTACCAGGCCCTATTGATACCTGGAATCAGCTTATGATGGAAATTATGATCAAGAAATGGAATCACAATTTTGATTTCTATAGGTGA
- the LOC140806309 gene encoding uncharacterized protein, with the protein MSQGYSIELYFDPALENQVLKAWNVLARRQISTHLIEIESRPHITLFSSPFVDIAKLENVLRNFCLKQEPLSLSFSSVGSLPIENNVLFLGATPTLSLLQFHSQLCDSLKKEGIELGAEYRPDTWIPYCSVAEEVPKTRVAEAFTILRELKLPVSGYGMDMSLVEHPPVRELFSFSLGMLQISEI; encoded by the coding sequence ATGTCACAAGGCTACTCGATTGAGCTATACTTTGATCCTGCACTTGAGAATCAGGTTTTAAAGGCGTGGAATGTGTTGGCTCGACGGCAGATAAGCACTCATCTGATCGAGATCGAATCAAGGCCTCACATTACCTTGTTTTCGAGCCCTTTTGTTGACATTGCTAAACTTGAGAATGTGCTGAGAAATTTTTGTCTGAAGCAAGAACCTCTGTCTCTGTCCTTCTCTTCAGTTGGAAGCCTCCCAATCGAAAACAACGTGCTGTTCCTTGGAGCAACTCCTACTTTGTCTCTTCTTCAATTTCACTCACAGTTGTGTGACTCCCTGAAAAAAGAAGGCATTGAACTTGGTGCGGAGTACCGTCCGGATACGTGGATTCCTTACTGCTCGGTGGCTGAAGAAGTGCCAAAGACGCGTGTCGCTGAGGCGTTTACGATTTTACGTGAGTTGAAATTGCCAGTTAGTGGGTACGGGATGGATATGTCGTTGGTCGAGCATCCACCTGTTCGTGAGCTCTTCTCCTTTTCGTTGGGTATGCTTCAGATAAGTGAGATCTAA
- the LOC140805237 gene encoding probable inactive receptor kinase At2g26730, with protein MFDSISYSMKRILIWACAVSTFLLKSAKSDDHEPADQQKSDRGGVSTDQILMFAGYFLIGLAVLFIVLLWLYKRGKTKKEKIDADNKVVAIIDESITKPSFSTVELKAGGVSKTDISHASTETAMVSSSLIVLTSPEVNGLKFEDLLKAPAELLGRGSHGSVYKVACGPQGTSLAVKRIKDWAISSNDFKQRMRRLNQVKHPHVLPVIAFYSSRQEKLLVYEYQQNGSLFRLIHDDGNHSRQQFDWSSRLTVAAAIADALAFVHDELKNDRIPHGNLKSSNILLNNNMEPCISEYGLMLVNQQASNTTRGHEEGNYMLFKDDTYAFGVILLELLTGRHVLNNGIDLASWVLAVVREEWTVEVFDRNLVREGASEERMVNMLQVAIKCVNKSPEARPSMNQVASMISMIREDEDKSMDVSELSMTKSFIDV; from the exons ATGTTCGATTCTATTTCATATAGCATGAAGCGAATCTTGATCTGGGCTTGCGCTGTTTCAACGTTTCTCTTGAAATCGGCAAAATCTGATGATCATGAACCGGCTGATCAGCAAAAATCTGATAGAGGTGGTGTTTCTACTGATCAGATTCTCATGTTCGCGGGATATTTCCTCATAGGTCTAGCGGTCTTATTCATCGTGCTTCTTTGGCTATACAAAAGAGGCAAGACAAAAAAAGAGAAAATCGACGCAGATAACAAGGTAGTAGCCATTATTGATGAAAGCATCACCAAGCCCAGTTTCTCCACTGTGGAGTTGAAGGCAGGAGGGGTCAGCAAAACTGATATCTCGCACGCTTCAACCGAAACTGCCATGGTTTCTTCCTCCTTGATAGTTCTCACGAGCCCTGAGGTGAACGGGCTGAAATTCGAAGACCTACTCAAGGCCCCAGCTGAGCTGCTAGGGAGAGGAAGCCACGGTAGTGTCTACAAGGTCGCGTGTGGGCCACAGGGGACGAGCCTTGCTGTGAAGAGGATCAAGGATTGGGCCATTTCTAGCAATGATTTCAAGCAGAGAATGAGAAGGCTGAATCAAGTGAAGCATCCTCATGTTTTGCCTGTCATCGCATTCTACAGCTCCAGGCAGGAGAAGCTTCTGGTTTACGAGTATCAACAGAATGGAAGCCTTTTCAGGCTAATCCACGATGATG GAAATCATAGCAGGCAACAATTTGATTGGAGCAGCAGGCTCACCGTTGCTGCCGCGATAGCTGATGCATTAGCCTTCGTGCATGATGAACTGAAGAATGACAGAATCCCACATGGAAATTTGAAATCATCAAACATTTTGCTGAACAATAACATGGAGCCATGCATCAGCGAGTATGGCCTAATGCTTGTAAACCAGCAGGCTAGTAACACCACTCGAGGTCACGAAGAAGGCAACTACATGCTCTTTAAGGACGACACGTACGCTTTCGGTGTGATTCTTCTGGAACTGCTGACAGGACGACATGTTTTGAACAATGGAATAGACCTCGCGAGTTGGGTTCTCGCAGTCGTTAGGGAGGAATGGACGGTAGAGGTGTTCGACAGGAACTTGGTACGCGAGGGGGCTAGCGAGGAAAGGATGGTTAACATGTTGCAGGTCGCGATTAAATGCGTTAACAAGTCCCCTGAGGCGAGGCCTAGCATGAATCAAGTGGCGTCGATGATTAGTATGATTAGAGAGGACGAGGATAAATCAATGGACGTTTCTGAATTATCTATGACTAAGTCATTCATCGATGTCTAA
- the LOC140806310 gene encoding RING-H2 finger protein ATL46-like isoform X1: MGRLLQCQEIQGNRWFLGHARVKVSWIQHQISQNDPLFPSPPASYGVSSNFHKESSPSPSSSKISPAVLFIIVILAILFFISGLLHLLVRFLTKNHSSSLSNRNPDASSPDALQRQLQQLFHLQDSGLDQAYIDGLPVFSYKEIVGALEPFDCAVCLCEFAETDQLRLLPTCSHAFHINCIDTWLLSNSTCPLCRMTLFNPGFSIENPIFEYDGFREEDGYPVYGANGYSSTRKRMEIDEVATVRGRFPVRLGKFRKLNGVEEGEVGGETSNSSSSKLDARRCYSLGSYQYIVDDANLRVSLSRDQAGRNVKLVKEMEQVSNSSANGNALEKNICIGTKTDSYSVSKIWLWSKKGKFGSSSGSHTENPSSPNLDLSWMHRTEAI, from the exons ATGGGTCGGCTTCTGCAGTGTCAAG AAATACAAGGGAATAGGTGGTTTTTGGGGCATGCCCGTGTAAAAGTTTCATGGATCCAGCATCAAATCAGTCAGAACGACCCCCTTTTCCCCTCGCCTCCCGCTTCATATGGTGTCAGCAGTAATTTCCATAAAGAATCCAGCCCTTCTCCATCTTCATCAAAAATTAGTCCTGCTGTTCTCTTTATTATAGTTATTTTAGCTATTCTGTTTTTCATATCTGGTCTTCTCCACTTGCTTGTTAGATTTCTCACCAAGAACCATTCATCCTCGCTGTCTAATAGAAATCCTGATGCTTCTAGTCCTGATGCCCTTCAAAGGCAGCTGCAACAGCTCTTTCATTTACAGGATTCCGGTCTGGATCAAGCATATATTGATGGGTTGCCCGTGTTTTCGTATAAGGAGATTGTGGGTGCCCTAGAACCCTTTGATTGTGCTGTTTGTTTATGCGAATTTGCTGAGACTGACCAATTGAGATTGCTTCCTACTTGTAGCCATGCCTTCCATATCAACTGTATTGATACATGGCTCCTGTCAAACTCAACATGTCCTCTCTGTAGGATGACCCTTTTCAATCCTGGATTCTCCATTGAAAATCCCATTTTCGAGTATGATGGTTTTCGGGAAGAAGATGGATATCCTGTTTATGGAGCGAATGGGTACTCATCTACTCGAAAGAGAATGGAAATCGACGAAGTGGCTACGGTGAGAGGGCGTTTTCCTGTTAGACTCGGTAAATTCCGGAAACTGAATGGCGTTGAAGAGGGGGAGGTAGGAGGAGAGACCAGTAACAGTAGCAGTAGCAAATTGGATGCTAGAAGATGCTATTCTCTGGGTTCGTATCAGTACATTGTCGATGATGCTAACCTTAGAGTGTCCTTGAGTCGTGACCAAGCTGGTCGCAATGTGAAGCTTGTCAAAGAGATGGAGCAAGTTTCTAATTCATCAGCTAATGGGAATGCACTGGAGAAGAATATTTGTATCGGTACGAAGACTGATAGCTATTCGGTGTCGAAGATTTGGCTGTGGTCAAAGAAGGGGAAGTTTGGGAGTTCTTCAGGTAGCCACACTGAGAATCCATCTTCTCCGAACTTGGACTTATCATGGATGCATAGAACAGAAGCCATCTGA
- the LOC140806310 gene encoding RING-H2 finger protein ATL46-like isoform X3, whose amino-acid sequence MGRLLQCQAYGVFMFKFLKHRFPFCWEVEERNKNPDASSPDALQRQLQQLFHLQDSGLDQAYIDGLPVFSYKEIVGALEPFDCAVCLCEFAETDQLRLLPTCSHAFHINCIDTWLLSNSTCPLCRMTLFNPGFSIENPIFEYDGFREEDGYPVYGANGYSSTRKRMEIDEVATVRGRFPVRLGKFRKLNGVEEGEVGGETSNSSSSKLDARRCYSLGSYQYIVDDANLRVSLSRDQAGRNVKLVKEMEQVSNSSANGNALEKNICIGTKTDSYSVSKIWLWSKKGKFGSSSGSHTENPSSPNLDLSWMHRTEAI is encoded by the exons ATGGGTCGGCTTCTGCAGTGTCAAG CTTATGGGGTttttatgtttaagtttttgaaGCACCGGTTTCCCTTCTGCTGGGAAGTGGAAGAGAGAAATAA AAATCCTGATGCTTCTAGTCCTGATGCCCTTCAAAGGCAGCTGCAACAGCTCTTTCATTTACAGGATTCCGGTCTGGATCAAGCATATATTGATGGGTTGCCCGTGTTTTCGTATAAGGAGATTGTGGGTGCCCTAGAACCCTTTGATTGTGCTGTTTGTTTATGCGAATTTGCTGAGACTGACCAATTGAGATTGCTTCCTACTTGTAGCCATGCCTTCCATATCAACTGTATTGATACATGGCTCCTGTCAAACTCAACATGTCCTCTCTGTAGGATGACCCTTTTCAATCCTGGATTCTCCATTGAAAATCCCATTTTCGAGTATGATGGTTTTCGGGAAGAAGATGGATATCCTGTTTATGGAGCGAATGGGTACTCATCTACTCGAAAGAGAATGGAAATCGACGAAGTGGCTACGGTGAGAGGGCGTTTTCCTGTTAGACTCGGTAAATTCCGGAAACTGAATGGCGTTGAAGAGGGGGAGGTAGGAGGAGAGACCAGTAACAGTAGCAGTAGCAAATTGGATGCTAGAAGATGCTATTCTCTGGGTTCGTATCAGTACATTGTCGATGATGCTAACCTTAGAGTGTCCTTGAGTCGTGACCAAGCTGGTCGCAATGTGAAGCTTGTCAAAGAGATGGAGCAAGTTTCTAATTCATCAGCTAATGGGAATGCACTGGAGAAGAATATTTGTATCGGTACGAAGACTGATAGCTATTCGGTGTCGAAGATTTGGCTGTGGTCAAAGAAGGGGAAGTTTGGGAGTTCTTCAGGTAGCCACACTGAGAATCCATCTTCTCCGAACTTGGACTTATCATGGATGCATAGAACAGAAGCCATCTGA
- the LOC140806310 gene encoding RING-H2 finger protein ATL46-like isoform X2: MICSMTEIQGNRWFLGHARVKVSWIQHQISQNDPLFPSPPASYGVSSNFHKESSPSPSSSKISPAVLFIIVILAILFFISGLLHLLVRFLTKNHSSSLSNRNPDASSPDALQRQLQQLFHLQDSGLDQAYIDGLPVFSYKEIVGALEPFDCAVCLCEFAETDQLRLLPTCSHAFHINCIDTWLLSNSTCPLCRMTLFNPGFSIENPIFEYDGFREEDGYPVYGANGYSSTRKRMEIDEVATVRGRFPVRLGKFRKLNGVEEGEVGGETSNSSSSKLDARRCYSLGSYQYIVDDANLRVSLSRDQAGRNVKLVKEMEQVSNSSANGNALEKNICIGTKTDSYSVSKIWLWSKKGKFGSSSGSHTENPSSPNLDLSWMHRTEAI; encoded by the coding sequence ATGATTTGTTCAATGACAGAAATACAAGGGAATAGGTGGTTTTTGGGGCATGCCCGTGTAAAAGTTTCATGGATCCAGCATCAAATCAGTCAGAACGACCCCCTTTTCCCCTCGCCTCCCGCTTCATATGGTGTCAGCAGTAATTTCCATAAAGAATCCAGCCCTTCTCCATCTTCATCAAAAATTAGTCCTGCTGTTCTCTTTATTATAGTTATTTTAGCTATTCTGTTTTTCATATCTGGTCTTCTCCACTTGCTTGTTAGATTTCTCACCAAGAACCATTCATCCTCGCTGTCTAATAGAAATCCTGATGCTTCTAGTCCTGATGCCCTTCAAAGGCAGCTGCAACAGCTCTTTCATTTACAGGATTCCGGTCTGGATCAAGCATATATTGATGGGTTGCCCGTGTTTTCGTATAAGGAGATTGTGGGTGCCCTAGAACCCTTTGATTGTGCTGTTTGTTTATGCGAATTTGCTGAGACTGACCAATTGAGATTGCTTCCTACTTGTAGCCATGCCTTCCATATCAACTGTATTGATACATGGCTCCTGTCAAACTCAACATGTCCTCTCTGTAGGATGACCCTTTTCAATCCTGGATTCTCCATTGAAAATCCCATTTTCGAGTATGATGGTTTTCGGGAAGAAGATGGATATCCTGTTTATGGAGCGAATGGGTACTCATCTACTCGAAAGAGAATGGAAATCGACGAAGTGGCTACGGTGAGAGGGCGTTTTCCTGTTAGACTCGGTAAATTCCGGAAACTGAATGGCGTTGAAGAGGGGGAGGTAGGAGGAGAGACCAGTAACAGTAGCAGTAGCAAATTGGATGCTAGAAGATGCTATTCTCTGGGTTCGTATCAGTACATTGTCGATGATGCTAACCTTAGAGTGTCCTTGAGTCGTGACCAAGCTGGTCGCAATGTGAAGCTTGTCAAAGAGATGGAGCAAGTTTCTAATTCATCAGCTAATGGGAATGCACTGGAGAAGAATATTTGTATCGGTACGAAGACTGATAGCTATTCGGTGTCGAAGATTTGGCTGTGGTCAAAGAAGGGGAAGTTTGGGAGTTCTTCAGGTAGCCACACTGAGAATCCATCTTCTCCGAACTTGGACTTATCATGGATGCATAGAACAGAAGCCATCTGA
- the LOC140806312 gene encoding potassium transporter 8-like, whose translation MDIEGRNPNNAIKKESWRAVLTLAYQSLGVVYGDLSTSPLYVYKSTFAEDIKHSESNEEIYGVLSFVFWTLTLIPLLKYVFIVLRADDNGEGGTFALYSLLCRHARVSTLPNGQLADEELYEYRKDGIASGNKGFGLSLKSTLEKHRLLQRMLLTLALIGTCMVIGDGVLTPAISVFSAVSGLELVVSKHHHQYIEVPVACIILVFLFYLQHYGTHRIGFLFAPIVITWLFCISAIGVYNIFHWNPNVYQALSPYYMYKFLKKTRKGGWMSLGGILLCITGSEAMFADLGHFSQLSIKIAFSFVVYPSLILAYMGQAAYLSKHHVIESYYQIGFYESVPENIRWPVLAIAILAAVVGSQAIITGTFSIIKQCSALGCFPRVRIIHTSSKICGQIYIPAINWTLMLLGLAVTIGFRDTKHISNASGLAVITVMLVTTCLMSLVIVLCWNRSVVFAMCFIFFFGSIEALYFSASLIKFREGAWVPVALSFIFLAIMYIWHYGTFKKYEFDLHNKVSIDWLLGLSPNLGIVRVRGIGLIHTELVSGVPAIFSHFVTNLPAFHQVLVLFCVKYVPVPHVRPEERFLVGRIGPKGYRVYRCIARYGYRDSLTDDVEFERDLVCSIAEFIRSEGKEWDSPSDKNLENEEKMTVIGTTSTHTNGIKMLENDEKLSDIASVMELGEIHAPDIPRKRVRFLLPESPQIDSEAQAELRELMEAREAGMAFILGHCYVKAKSGSSLIKRVVINVGYDFLRRNCASPTYALNLPRASTLEVGMIYLV comes from the exons ATGGATATTGAAGGCAGGAACCCTAACAATGCTATAAAG AAAGAATCTTGGAGAGCTGTGCTGACCTTAGCTTATCAGAGTTTGGGTGTTGTTTATGGGGATTTAAGCACTTCACCTTTGTATGTATACAAAAGTACTTTTGCGGAGGACATCAAACATTCAGAGTCTAACGAGGAAATATATGGGGTTTTATCTTTCGTATTCTGGACTTTGACTCTGATTCCTCTTCTTAAGTATGTGTTCATAGTACTTAGAGCTGATGATAACGGTGAAGGTGGGACTTTTGCTTTGTATTCATTGCTGTGCCGCCATGCCCGGGTGAGCACTTTGCCAAATGGGCAGCTTGCTGATGAGGAATTATATGAGTATAGAAAAGATGGAATTGCATCAGGTAATAAAGGTTTTGGCTTAAGCTTGAAATCGACATTGGAAAAGCATAGATTGCTGCAAAGGATGTTACTCACTTTGGCTTTGATTGGGACTTGTATGGTGATTGGGGATGGAGTTCTTACACCAGCTATTTCTG TATTTTCTGCTGTGTCCGGATTAGAGCTTGTCGTGTCAAAGCATCATCACCAAT ATATCGAAGTCCCTGTTGCTTGTATAATACTGGTTTTCTTATTTTATCTGCAACACTACGGAACCCACCGAATAGGATTTCTGTTTGCTCCAATCGTGATTACTTGGCTATTCTGCATCAGTGCCATTGGAGTGTATAATATATTCCACTGGAATCCGAATGTTTACCAGGCACTCTCTCCTTACTACATGTATAAATTCTTGAAGAAGACTCGAAAAGGAGGCTGGATGTCCTTGGGTGGGATATTGTTGTGCATAACAG GTTCAGAGGCCATGTTTGCAGATCTTGGACATTTTTCGCAGCTGTCCATCAAG ATAGCTTTTAGCTTTGTGGTTTATCCATCCTTGATCCTTGCTTACATGGGACAAGCCGCTTATTTATCCAAACATCATGTAATCGAGAGTTACTACCAAATTGGTTTCTATGAATCTGTACCTG AAAATATTCGATGGCCTGTCCTCGCAATTGCAATACTTGCTGCTGTTGTGGGAAGCCAAGCCATCATCACTGGGACGTTTTCCATCATTAAGCAATGCTCTGCTTTGGGTTGCTTTCCAAGGGTCAGAATAATACACACGTCGTCTAAAATATGTGGGCAGATTTACATTCCAGCTATCAACTGGACTTTAATGCTTCTCGGATTGGCTGTGACCATTGGCTTCAGAGACACAAAACACATTAGCAATGCGTCAG GTTTGGCTGTCATAACTGTTATGTTGGTAACCACATGTCTTATGTCTCTcgtcatcgtcttgtgctgGAATAGAAGTGTTGTTTTTGCCATGTGTTTCATATTCTTCTTTGGTTCCATCGAAGCCCTCTACTTCTCAGCTTCTCTCATCAAGTTTCGTGAAGGAGCTTGGGTTCCGGTTGCACTCTCATTTATCTTTCTAGCAATAATGTACATTTGGCATTATGGCACGTTTAAAAAGTACGAGTTTGACCTTCACAACAAAGTTTCTATCGACTGGCTCCTCGGTTTGAGTCCCAATCTTGGGATTGTACGGGTCCGAGGCATTGGCCTCATACATACAGAACTTGTTTCTGGAGTTCCAGCTATCTTCTCCCATTTCGTGACTAATCTCCCAGCTTTTCACCAGGTTCTAGTCCTGTTCTGTGTAAAATATGTCCCAGTTCCTCATGTGAGACCCGAGGAGAGATTTCTTGTTGGAAGAATCGGGCCCAAAGGGTACCGAGTTTATAGATGCATAGCCCGTTATGGATACCGTGATTCGCTCACGGATGACGTGGAGTTTGAAAGGGACCTTGTTTGTAGCATAGCAGAATTCATCCGTTCGGAGGGGAAAGAGTGGGACAGTCCGTCGGACAAAAATCTAGAAAACGAAGAGAAGATGACAGTCATTGGGACTACATCAACACATACAAACGGCATCAAAATGTTGGAAAATGATGAAAAATTATCTGATATAGCCAGCGTTATGGAGCTAGGGGAAATTCATGCACCCGATATTCCAAGAAAAAGGGTAAGATTCCTCCTTCCTGAAAGCCCACAAATCGATTCAGAAGCCCAAGCAGAGCTACGGGAACTGATGGAAGCAAGAGAGGCGGGGATGGCATTTATATTAGGCCATTGTTACGTGAAGGCGAAGTCCGGTTCGAGTCTGATAAAGAGGGTGGTGATCAATGTGGGGTATGATTTCTTGAGAAGGAACTGTGCATCACCAACATATGCACTGAATTTGCCTCGTGCATCAACTTTAGAGGTGGGAATGATTTACCTTGTTTAG